In one Drosophila pseudoobscura strain MV-25-SWS-2005 chromosome X, UCI_Dpse_MV25, whole genome shotgun sequence genomic region, the following are encoded:
- the LOC117184467 gene encoding uncharacterized protein, with product MGPGLGLGLGVEQEQEREQEREREPERDSIDGHNYAEIDVVNDSDFCYLTNLNNYYQEQRLNALRRGMPSLPEMKTTATSTSPWHEHEPKEDPPKSKPTPLQVLRNPKKWRVTRAVDDIVKVMIIASSEHVLDYDVLW from the coding sequence ATGGGACCAGGCTTGGGTCTGGGACTTGGcgtggagcaggagcaggagcgggagcaggaacgggagcgagagccagagcgggACAGCATCGATGGTCACAATTATGCAGAGATCGATGTGGTCAATGACTCGGACTTTTGCTACCTAACGAATCTCAACAATTACTACCAGGAGCAGCGCCTCAATGCCCTACGCCGAGGTATGCCTTCCCTGCCGGAGATGAAGACGACAGCCACTTCGACGAGTCCCTGGCATGAGCATGAGCCCAAGGAGGATCCGCCCAAAAGCAAGCCCACGCCATTGCAAGTGCTGAGGAATCCCAAAAAGTGGAGGGTAACCCGTGCCGTGGATGATATTGTAAAGGTGATGATTATTGCCTCCTCGGAGCATGTCCTCGACTACGATGTGCTGtggtag